In Rhodothermales bacterium, a genomic segment contains:
- a CDS encoding dipeptide epimerase, translated as MKIKNIECWSVQMRLTEPYTIAYETIDSCTNVFVRAETDTGLTGFGCAAPDLAVTGESAETVMQVYGSIIEPLLRGADPLHRAKTIELLLEQARGHPSAIAMADMVLHDLVGKAAGLPLYQILGGFRDSMPTSITIGILNTAETIDRARRFVSDGFRILKIKGGADVDVDIKRIIELREVLGADIELRFDANQGYTPAQAMRFVSETRQSRVEILEQPTPRDQLEQLGIVSRSVSVPVMADESVSSEADAFHLATEGLADMVNIKLQKIGGLHEAARVNAIAHAAGYEAMVGCMDESALSIAAGLHFALARPNVLYADLDGHLDLIDDPFAGAVVLKDGVLYPSEKPGLGAGFPS; from the coding sequence ATGAAGATCAAGAACATCGAGTGCTGGTCGGTGCAGATGCGCCTCACCGAGCCGTACACCATCGCATACGAGACGATCGATTCCTGCACGAATGTGTTTGTGCGGGCGGAAACGGATACGGGCCTGACGGGGTTCGGCTGCGCGGCTCCCGACCTCGCGGTGACGGGCGAATCAGCCGAAACAGTAATGCAGGTGTACGGGAGCATTATTGAGCCGCTTCTGAGGGGAGCGGACCCGTTGCACCGGGCGAAGACGATCGAGCTGCTGCTCGAGCAAGCCCGCGGACACCCCTCCGCTATTGCCATGGCGGACATGGTGTTGCACGACCTCGTCGGCAAAGCGGCAGGCCTGCCCCTATACCAGATTCTGGGCGGGTTTCGAGACTCGATGCCGACCTCTATCACAATCGGCATCCTGAACACGGCCGAGACCATTGATCGCGCACGGCGCTTCGTTTCGGACGGTTTCCGGATCCTGAAAATCAAAGGCGGAGCCGATGTCGACGTCGATATCAAGAGGATCATAGAACTTCGGGAGGTTCTGGGCGCTGACATCGAGTTGCGATTTGATGCGAACCAGGGATACACACCCGCTCAGGCGATGCGTTTTGTGTCGGAGACGCGGCAGTCGCGTGTGGAAATACTCGAACAACCCACACCTCGTGATCAGCTTGAGCAGCTGGGCATCGTATCGCGCAGCGTGTCGGTCCCGGTGATGGCTGACGAGAGTGTCTCCAGCGAAGCCGATGCGTTTCACCTCGCTACGGAAGGACTGGCCGACATGGTGAATATCAAACTGCAGAAGATTGGTGGTCTTCACGAAGCCGCGCGGGTGAACGCCATAGCGCACGCAGCGGGCTACGAAGCGATGGTAGGCTGCATGGACGAGTCGGCACTCAGCATCGCGGCGGGACTCCACTTTGCACTCGCCCGCCCCAACGTCCTCTATGCGGATCTGGATGGACATCTGGATCTGATCGACGACCCGTTCGCAGGTGCGGTCGTTCTAAAGGACGGCGTACTTTATCCGTCAGAAAAGCCTGGACTCGGTGCAGGATTTCCATCGTAG